Proteins encoded within one genomic window of Amorphoplanes friuliensis DSM 7358:
- a CDS encoding helix-turn-helix transcriptional regulator codes for MSVEAIGALREPARRTVYEYVAAQADPVSRNQVAEAVGIGRTLAAFHLDKLTEAGLLEASSAPRTGGPGAGRPAKVYTRSAVEHAVSLPPRDYRLLAEVLAGAVERAGVEPAAYDAARERGRKLSGGELIPALESLGYEPFIDGSRTVRLRNCPFHALAQTHPGLVCGLSQALVEGLADGARTVRLDPGPTGCCVVIDSKNKND; via the coding sequence ATGTCAGTGGAAGCCATCGGTGCGCTGCGCGAACCGGCGCGCCGGACGGTGTACGAGTACGTCGCCGCGCAGGCGGACCCGGTCAGCCGCAACCAGGTGGCCGAGGCGGTCGGCATCGGCCGCACCCTGGCGGCGTTCCATCTGGACAAGCTGACCGAGGCCGGGCTGCTGGAGGCCTCCTCCGCGCCGCGGACCGGTGGCCCGGGGGCGGGGCGGCCCGCCAAGGTCTACACCCGCTCGGCCGTCGAGCACGCGGTGTCGCTGCCTCCCCGCGACTACCGGCTGCTGGCCGAGGTGCTGGCCGGTGCCGTCGAACGCGCCGGTGTGGAGCCGGCCGCCTACGACGCAGCCCGCGAGCGGGGCCGAAAACTCTCCGGCGGTGAGCTGATTCCCGCCCTGGAGTCGCTCGGTTACGAGCCCTTCATCGACGGCAGCCGGACGGTCAGGCTGCGCAACTGCCCGTTCCACGCCCTCGCACAGACCCATCCCGGGCTGGTCTGCGGGCTGAGTCAGGCGCTCGTCGAAGGCCTGGCGGACGGTGCGCGGACCGTCCGGCTCGATCCGGGGCCGACCGGCTGCTGCGTGGTGATCGACTCTAAAAACAAAAATGATTGA
- a CDS encoding hemerythrin domain-containing protein gives MTLLPPLPPVGGETTGPSVVDVIEREHRELIALCDELTGDGTDAARRQTLAQVISAELSRHLSAEEQYLYPAVKATVPDGYVLVEREIAEDRAMLEALRLLEAADDTNRAARADDVCRRLHRHSTAASGELLPLLLQMASVEDLIRLGNRVELAEEAAPTRPHPGTPASPPWNKIVDPAVAIVDKVRDVVGRRTTYPRDL, from the coding sequence GTGACCCTCCTTCCCCCGCTGCCGCCCGTGGGCGGCGAGACGACCGGCCCCAGCGTCGTCGACGTCATCGAGCGCGAGCACCGCGAGCTGATCGCGCTGTGCGACGAGCTGACCGGCGACGGCACCGACGCCGCCCGCCGGCAGACCCTCGCCCAGGTGATCAGTGCCGAGCTGTCCCGGCACCTCTCCGCCGAGGAGCAGTACCTGTATCCCGCGGTGAAGGCGACCGTGCCGGACGGTTACGTGCTCGTGGAGCGGGAGATCGCCGAGGACCGCGCGATGCTCGAGGCGCTGCGGCTCCTCGAGGCGGCGGACGACACCAACCGGGCGGCGCGCGCCGACGACGTCTGCCGGCGGCTGCACCGGCACTCCACGGCTGCTTCCGGTGAGCTGTTGCCCTTGCTGTTGCAGATGGCCTCGGTGGAGGATCTGATCAGGCTCGGCAACCGGGTCGAGCTCGCCGAAGAGGCCGCGCCGACGCGCCCGCACCCGGGGACGCCGGCGTCACCACCATGGAACAAGATCGTCGATCCGGCGGTGGCGATCGTCGACAAGGTGCGCGACGTGGTGGGCCGGCGGACCACGTACCCGCGTGATCTATAA
- a CDS encoding aldo/keto reductase yields the protein MHQRPLGRSGLAVSRLALGTMTWGRDTDPDDAAAQLKLYLEAGGTLLDTADVYGDGDAENVIGSLLDHLVPRDEVLIATKAGLGQHGFRRRDSSRGHLLRTLDASLRRLGTDYVDLWQVHGYDPQTPLEETLSALDHAVNSGRVRYVGVSNFAGWQTARAAAWQQAFPARAPIVATQVEYSLLERGIEREVLPAAAALGIGVLPWSPLGRGVLTGKYRNGRPLDSRAATEHLAPFVQTYLEPRSSSIVEALVIAAGGLGVSPLEVALAWIRDRPGVVAPILGARTAGQLQGALLSDELTLPYEIAAALDDVSAITVGYPEREGLTGPGTGDTPDLGAY from the coding sequence ATGCACCAACGACCGCTCGGCCGCAGCGGGCTGGCGGTTTCCCGGCTGGCCCTCGGCACCATGACCTGGGGCCGTGACACCGATCCCGACGACGCGGCCGCCCAGCTCAAGCTCTACCTGGAGGCCGGCGGCACCCTGCTCGACACCGCCGACGTGTACGGCGACGGCGACGCCGAGAACGTCATCGGCTCGCTGCTCGACCACCTGGTGCCCCGCGACGAGGTGCTGATCGCCACCAAGGCCGGTCTGGGACAGCACGGTTTCCGCCGCCGGGACAGCTCCCGCGGTCACCTGCTGCGCACCCTGGACGCCTCGCTGCGCCGGCTGGGCACCGATTACGTCGACCTCTGGCAGGTGCACGGGTACGACCCGCAGACGCCGCTCGAGGAGACGCTGTCGGCGCTGGATCACGCGGTCAACAGCGGGCGTGTCCGGTACGTCGGTGTGTCGAATTTCGCCGGCTGGCAGACCGCCCGCGCCGCCGCTTGGCAGCAGGCCTTCCCGGCACGGGCGCCGATCGTCGCCACCCAGGTCGAATACTCGCTGCTCGAACGCGGCATCGAGCGCGAGGTCCTGCCGGCCGCGGCCGCGCTGGGCATCGGCGTGCTGCCGTGGTCGCCGCTGGGCCGGGGTGTGCTGACCGGCAAATACCGCAACGGCCGCCCGCTGGACTCCCGGGCCGCCACCGAGCACCTCGCACCGTTCGTGCAGACGTACCTGGAACCCCGCAGCTCGAGCATCGTCGAAGCGCTGGTGATCGCGGCCGGTGGGCTCGGGGTCTCGCCGCTGGAGGTGGCGCTGGCCTGGATCCGGGACCGCCCGGGTGTCGTGGCCCCGATCCTGGGCGCGCGGACCGCCGGGCAGCTGCAGGGCGCTCTGCTCAGCGACGAGCTGACCCTGCCCTACGAGATCGCCGCCGCCCTGGACGACGTGTCCGCGATCACCGTCGGCTACCCGGAAAGAGAGGGTCTGACCGGCCCGGGGACTGGTGACACGCCGGACCTCGGCGCATATTAG
- a CDS encoding SCO1664 family protein, translating to MELEGRLVDASNTTLRAEITLDGLTRRCVYKPVQGERPLWDFPDGTLAGREVSAFLVSQATGWGLVPPTILRDGPLGPGACQLWIDEPEDAESLIGFVPAYDVPEGWLPIAQARDEDGDAYALAHADDPRLSRLAVLDAVINNADRKGGHVLYAPDGRIHGVDHGVSFHVENKLRTVLWGWTGKTIPAESIEVLNRVGELLDGTLGEALEEHLTVSEVQHARLRVRRLLRSTRFPKPPQDWPAVPWPPV from the coding sequence ATGGAGCTCGAGGGCCGGCTGGTCGACGCCTCCAACACCACGCTGCGGGCCGAGATCACCCTCGACGGCCTGACCCGGCGCTGCGTCTACAAGCCGGTGCAGGGTGAGCGCCCGCTCTGGGACTTCCCCGACGGCACCCTGGCCGGCCGGGAGGTCTCGGCGTTCCTGGTCTCGCAGGCGACCGGCTGGGGGCTGGTGCCGCCGACCATCCTCCGCGACGGCCCCCTCGGCCCGGGCGCCTGCCAGCTCTGGATCGACGAGCCCGAGGACGCCGAGTCGCTCATCGGCTTCGTCCCGGCGTACGACGTGCCGGAGGGCTGGCTGCCGATCGCCCAGGCCCGCGACGAGGACGGCGACGCGTACGCGCTGGCCCACGCCGACGACCCCCGGCTGTCGCGCCTCGCGGTGCTGGACGCCGTCATCAACAACGCCGACCGCAAGGGCGGCCACGTGCTCTACGCCCCCGACGGCCGCATCCACGGCGTCGACCACGGCGTCAGCTTCCACGTGGAAAACAAACTGCGTACCGTGCTCTGGGGCTGGACGGGCAAGACGATCCCGGCCGAGTCGATCGAGGTGCTGAACCGGGTGGGGGAGCTGCTCGACGGCACCCTCGGTGAGGCCCTCGAGGAGCACCTGACGGTCTCCGAGGTGCAGCACGCACGGCTGCGGGTGCGCCGGCTGCTGCGCTCGACGCGCTTCCCGAAGCCGCCCCAGGACTGGCCCGCCGTCCCGTGGCCACCGGTCTGA
- a CDS encoding M20/M25/M40 family metallo-hydrolase: MEPLSAADEVVDICRDLLRIDTSNTGDPRTTVGERVAAEYVAGKLTESGIDVELHESAPKRANLVARIPGADRSRGALLVHGHLDVVPADASEWSVPPFSGEEKDGYLWGRGAIDMKDFDAMMLAVVRDWQRTGYVPPRDIVLAYTADEEAGMEFGSQFLVREHAGLFEGCTEAIGEVGGFSYTINDDLRLYLVETAEKGIDWLRLHAKGRPGHGSFVHDDNAVTALAEAVAAVGRHKFPMVITPAVRSFLEQVSEALGIELDPAEPELAIAKLGPIANLIGATVRNTANPTRLEAGYKDNVIPGKASATIDCRTLPGQAEIFLEQLRGVIGPDIEIEHISQQDALETGFDGALVEAMGAALRAEDPGARTVPYMLSGGTDAKAFSTLGIRCFGFAPLKLPADLNFSALFHGVDERVPVEGLQFGVRVLDRLLRAS, translated from the coding sequence ATGGAACCTCTCTCCGCCGCCGACGAGGTCGTCGACATCTGCCGCGACCTGCTCCGGATCGACACCAGCAACACCGGCGATCCCCGGACGACCGTGGGCGAGCGCGTCGCCGCCGAGTACGTCGCCGGCAAGCTGACCGAGTCCGGCATCGACGTCGAGCTGCACGAGTCCGCGCCCAAGCGGGCCAACCTGGTCGCCCGCATCCCCGGTGCCGACCGCTCCCGCGGCGCCCTGCTGGTGCACGGGCACCTCGACGTGGTTCCGGCGGACGCGAGCGAGTGGTCCGTGCCGCCGTTCTCGGGGGAGGAGAAGGACGGCTACCTGTGGGGCCGCGGCGCGATCGACATGAAGGACTTCGACGCGATGATGCTCGCCGTCGTCCGCGACTGGCAGCGCACCGGGTACGTCCCGCCCCGCGACATCGTCCTGGCGTACACCGCCGACGAGGAGGCGGGCATGGAGTTCGGCTCGCAGTTCCTCGTCCGGGAGCACGCCGGGCTCTTCGAGGGCTGCACCGAGGCGATCGGCGAGGTCGGCGGATTCTCCTACACGATCAACGACGACCTGCGGCTCTACCTGGTCGAGACGGCCGAGAAGGGCATCGACTGGCTGCGGCTGCACGCCAAGGGCCGGCCGGGCCACGGCTCGTTCGTGCACGACGACAACGCCGTCACCGCCCTGGCCGAGGCCGTCGCCGCGGTCGGCCGGCACAAGTTCCCGATGGTGATCACGCCGGCCGTGCGGTCCTTCCTGGAGCAGGTCTCCGAGGCGCTCGGCATCGAGCTCGACCCGGCCGAGCCCGAGCTGGCCATCGCCAAGCTCGGCCCGATCGCCAACCTGATCGGCGCGACCGTGCGCAACACCGCCAACCCGACCCGGCTCGAAGCGGGTTACAAGGACAACGTCATCCCCGGCAAGGCGTCGGCGACCATCGACTGCCGCACCCTGCCGGGGCAGGCCGAGATCTTCCTGGAGCAGCTGCGCGGGGTCATCGGCCCCGACATCGAGATCGAGCACATCTCCCAGCAGGACGCCCTCGAGACCGGCTTCGACGGTGCGCTCGTCGAGGCGATGGGCGCCGCCCTGCGGGCCGAGGACCCGGGTGCGCGCACGGTTCCGTACATGCTCTCCGGTGGCACCGACGCCAAGGCGTTCAGCACTCTCGGGATCCGCTGCTTCGGGTTCGCGCCGCTCAAGCTGCCGGCCGACCTGAACTTCTCCGCGCTGTTCCACGGCGTCGACGAGCGGGTTCCCGTGGAAGGACTACAGTTCGGCGTGCGTGTGCTCGACCGACTGCTGCGAGCGAGCTGA
- a CDS encoding LLM class F420-dependent oxidoreductase has translation MRLGLSLGYQTSWTTPADHLAMAQEADRLGYSVVWAAEAYGSDSPSMLAWMAGQTRSIDLGAAVMQIPARSPAMTAMTAATIDTLSGGRFRLGLGVSGPQVSEGWHGVRFGKPLARTREYVDIVKLAIARKPVAYDGEHYTLPLPDGPGKALRLGFHPPRDHIPLYLAAVGPKNLELAGEIADGWLAIFFAPDAAGEYLQHIERGRAKSGAGLTGFDVAPSVPVVISDDVAAAADVIRPYAALYVGGMGSREQNFYNQLAVRMGYADAAKEVQDLYLDRKIREAAGAIPQDFITRTSLVGNKERITERIREYAAAGVGTLSISPYVGDLESGIATLRTVAEAFEASGVAE, from the coding sequence GTGCGGCTCGGACTCAGCCTCGGATACCAGACCTCGTGGACCACACCCGCCGACCATCTCGCCATGGCGCAGGAGGCCGACCGGCTCGGCTACTCCGTGGTGTGGGCGGCGGAGGCGTACGGCTCGGACTCGCCGAGCATGCTGGCCTGGATGGCCGGGCAGACACGCTCGATCGACCTCGGCGCCGCCGTCATGCAGATCCCGGCGCGCAGCCCCGCCATGACGGCGATGACGGCCGCGACGATCGACACCCTCTCCGGCGGCCGGTTCCGCCTCGGTCTGGGCGTCTCCGGCCCGCAGGTCTCGGAGGGCTGGCACGGGGTCCGTTTCGGCAAGCCGCTGGCCCGCACCCGGGAGTACGTCGACATCGTCAAGCTCGCGATCGCGCGCAAGCCCGTCGCCTACGACGGCGAGCACTACACGCTGCCGCTGCCCGACGGTCCCGGCAAGGCGCTGCGGCTGGGCTTCCACCCGCCGCGTGACCACATCCCGCTCTACCTGGCGGCGGTCGGCCCGAAGAACCTCGAGCTGGCCGGTGAGATCGCCGACGGCTGGCTGGCGATCTTCTTCGCGCCCGACGCCGCGGGGGAGTACCTGCAGCACATCGAGCGTGGCCGGGCCAAGTCCGGCGCGGGGCTGACCGGCTTCGACGTCGCGCCCTCGGTGCCCGTGGTCATCAGCGACGACGTGGCCGCCGCCGCGGACGTCATCCGGCCCTACGCCGCGCTCTACGTCGGCGGCATGGGCAGCCGCGAGCAGAACTTCTACAACCAGCTCGCCGTCCGGATGGGCTACGCCGACGCCGCCAAGGAGGTCCAGGACCTCTACCTGGACCGCAAGATCCGCGAGGCTGCCGGCGCGATCCCCCAGGACTTCATCACCCGGACGTCGCTGGTCGGCAACAAGGAACGCATCACCGAACGGATCCGCGAGTACGCCGCCGCGGGTGTCGGCACGCTCTCCATCAGCCCGTACGTCGGTGACCTGGAGAGCGGGATCGCCACCCTGCGGACCGTCGCGGAGGCGTTCGAGGCGTCAGGCGTGGCCGAGTAG
- a CDS encoding DUF3291 domain-containing protein, translating into MADHHLAQLNVARLRAPLDSPVLADFVALLPEVNALAESSPGYVWRLQDESGDATALRPFGADLIVNLTVWESPESLRGFVYRTAHLEPMRRRREWFVPLDQPHLVLWWIPAGHVPDLAEAADRLERLRRNGPSGEAFTLREPHPAPGALAA; encoded by the coding sequence ATGGCCGACCATCACCTCGCCCAGCTGAACGTCGCCCGCCTGCGCGCACCCCTCGACAGCCCCGTCCTCGCCGACTTCGTGGCACTGCTTCCCGAGGTCAACGCCCTGGCCGAGAGCTCGCCCGGTTACGTCTGGCGCCTGCAGGACGAGTCCGGTGACGCGACGGCGCTGCGGCCCTTCGGCGCGGACCTGATCGTCAATCTGACCGTGTGGGAGTCACCCGAGTCGCTGCGCGGTTTTGTCTACCGGACCGCTCACCTGGAACCGATGCGCCGGCGGCGGGAGTGGTTCGTGCCCCTCGACCAGCCGCATCTTGTGCTGTGGTGGATCCCGGCCGGCCACGTGCCGGACCTCGCCGAGGCCGCGGACCGGCTGGAACGGCTGCGCCGGAACGGCCCGTCGGGGGAGGCGTTCACCCTCCGGGAGCCGCACCCGGCACCCGGCGCGCTCGCCGCATGA
- a CDS encoding DUF5703 family protein yields the protein MDYEYAPLRLPSNVDRLTAAAQLAIQAEFSGWELARVQLFRDGTRQVMLRRKVQGPHQPGLSI from the coding sequence ATGGACTACGAGTACGCGCCGCTCCGGTTGCCGTCGAACGTCGATCGCCTGACCGCTGCGGCACAGCTGGCGATCCAGGCGGAGTTCTCGGGCTGGGAACTGGCCCGCGTCCAGCTCTTCCGCGACGGCACCCGCCAGGTCATGCTCCGCCGGAAGGTGCAGGGGCCCCACCAGCCGGGTCTCTCGATATAA
- a CDS encoding histidine phosphatase family protein — MATVLLLRHGRTTANASGGLAGRMPVELDETGRGQAQRVGERLRKLPLSAVVTSPLIRCRQTLELALPDIVPEVDEGLIECGYGDWEGRPLKELSQEPLWPVVQQHPSAVVFPNGEAMAAMSARAVAAIRHWDAKVTAQHGPDALWLACSHGDVIKAIVADAMGLHLDEFQRLVADPASVSVIRYTPTRPFLVRLNDTADLSALVPPPKPAEGALPESDAAVGGGAGGGA; from the coding sequence GTGGCGACCGTCCTGCTTCTCCGCCACGGGCGGACCACTGCGAACGCGTCCGGCGGCCTCGCCGGGCGCATGCCGGTCGAGCTCGACGAGACCGGCCGGGGCCAGGCCCAGCGGGTCGGTGAGCGGCTGCGCAAGCTGCCGCTGTCGGCCGTCGTGACCAGCCCGCTGATCCGGTGCCGGCAGACCCTCGAGCTGGCCCTGCCGGACATCGTCCCCGAGGTCGACGAGGGCCTGATCGAGTGCGGCTACGGCGACTGGGAGGGCCGGCCCCTCAAGGAGCTGTCCCAGGAGCCGCTCTGGCCCGTCGTCCAGCAGCACCCCAGCGCCGTGGTCTTCCCCAACGGTGAGGCGATGGCGGCCATGTCGGCCCGCGCGGTCGCCGCGATCCGGCACTGGGACGCGAAGGTGACCGCCCAGCACGGTCCCGACGCGCTCTGGCTGGCGTGCAGCCACGGCGATGTGATCAAGGCCATCGTGGCGGACGCGATGGGGCTGCACCTGGACGAGTTCCAGCGCCTGGTCGCCGACCCGGCCTCGGTCAGCGTCATCCGGTACACCCCGACGCGGCCGTTCCTCGTGCGGCTCAACGACACGGCCGACCTGTCGGCCCTCGTGCCGCCGCCGAAACCCGCCGAAGGTGCCCTGCCGGAGTCCGACGCGGCCGTGGGCGGTGGCGCGGGCGGAGGCGCATGA
- a CDS encoding DUF3090 domain-containing protein — translation MTHQVHAFEPPERFVAGTVGEPGDRTFFLQARGGGRVVSVALEKVQVQLLAEKLEELLTEAGRRFGVDLPEVPVLATNDNEPLDTPVDEEFRVGTLGLAFDVDTTTVVIEAIEAGEGDAEVELGEDDDEDDDSPISDDDDDDEPDDDLDRLRVRLTPEATRAFIDRARRVVNAGRPPCPLCGQPLDPAGHLCPRHNGYHR, via the coding sequence ATGACCCACCAGGTGCATGCCTTCGAGCCGCCCGAGCGGTTCGTCGCCGGGACGGTGGGCGAGCCCGGGGACCGGACATTCTTCCTCCAGGCCCGCGGTGGCGGCCGGGTGGTCAGCGTGGCGCTGGAGAAGGTCCAGGTGCAGCTGCTCGCCGAGAAGCTCGAGGAGCTGCTCACCGAGGCCGGGCGGCGTTTCGGCGTCGACCTCCCCGAGGTCCCGGTGCTCGCGACCAACGACAACGAGCCGCTCGACACCCCCGTCGACGAGGAGTTCCGCGTCGGCACCCTCGGCCTCGCCTTCGACGTCGACACGACCACGGTTGTCATCGAGGCCATCGAGGCCGGCGAGGGTGACGCGGAGGTCGAGCTCGGCGAGGACGACGACGAGGACGACGACAGCCCGATCTCCGACGATGACGACGACGACGAGCCCGACGACGACCTCGACCGGCTCCGCGTCCGGCTGACCCCGGAGGCGACCCGCGCGTTCATCGACCGGGCCCGCCGGGTCGTCAACGCCGGCCGCCCGCCGTGCCCGCTCTGCGGCCAGCCGCTCGATCCGGCCGGGCACCTCTGCCCCCGGCACAACGGTTACCACCGGTGA
- a CDS encoding LysR family transcriptional regulator has protein sequence MNLELRHLKVVCAIAETGSVTKAASLLGLAQPALTAQLQRIERTLGGPLFERDRRGARPTALGELVLSRARVLLPAMKGLQDEAARLAGSGADESVMTRYRIGAIGGPVIGGMVHRLSEAQPDAQISTHASYYVEELATMVLAGKLDYAQVGVCGDAIPSADYGLVWQTIAVDGVCVLMPDDHPSAKGVEVDLAELADEQWVAGTGDGCFSDCFAAACARAGFTPKRMLETDIRGCVDMVESGLALAVCQPTFRPPAGLTHRPLQGAPLRWRQVLGWHPDSPAARVAPRLVGMAGEAYAEVAARNPLYIEWLEDHPQLGGVQLAAA, from the coding sequence ATGAACCTGGAGCTGCGGCATCTCAAGGTGGTCTGTGCCATCGCGGAGACGGGCAGCGTGACGAAGGCGGCGTCGCTGCTGGGCCTCGCCCAGCCGGCCCTCACCGCCCAGCTGCAACGCATCGAGCGGACCCTCGGCGGCCCGCTCTTCGAACGAGACCGTCGCGGTGCCCGGCCGACGGCGCTCGGTGAGCTGGTGCTGTCCCGGGCCCGGGTGCTGCTGCCGGCGATGAAAGGTCTCCAGGACGAGGCGGCCCGGCTCGCCGGGTCGGGTGCCGACGAGAGCGTGATGACGCGATATCGCATCGGCGCGATCGGCGGGCCCGTCATCGGCGGCATGGTGCACCGGTTGTCGGAGGCCCAGCCCGACGCCCAGATCTCCACCCACGCGTCGTACTACGTGGAGGAACTGGCCACCATGGTGCTGGCCGGGAAGCTCGACTACGCCCAGGTCGGCGTCTGCGGCGACGCCATCCCGTCGGCCGACTACGGCCTGGTGTGGCAGACGATCGCCGTCGACGGCGTGTGCGTGCTGATGCCCGACGACCACCCGTCGGCCAAGGGTGTCGAGGTGGACCTGGCCGAGCTGGCCGACGAGCAGTGGGTCGCCGGCACCGGTGACGGCTGCTTCAGCGACTGCTTCGCCGCGGCCTGCGCCCGCGCCGGCTTCACCCCCAAGCGGATGCTGGAGACCGACATCCGCGGCTGTGTCGACATGGTCGAGTCCGGGCTCGCGCTCGCGGTCTGCCAGCCGACGTTCCGGCCGCCCGCCGGGCTCACCCACCGGCCGCTGCAGGGTGCTCCCCTGCGCTGGCGGCAGGTGCTCGGCTGGCACCCCGACAGCCCCGCCGCCCGGGTCGCACCGCGGCTGGTCGGCATGGCCGGGGAGGCGTACGCCGAGGTCGCGGCCCGCAACCCGCTCTACATCGAATGGCTCGAGGACCACCCGCAGCTCGGTGGCGTCCAACTGGCGGCAGCATGA